The following coding sequences lie in one Thalassoglobus polymorphus genomic window:
- a CDS encoding PIG-L deacetylase family protein produces MPKDLTPPRILAIHAHPDDIEILCAGTLAILKDKGCEIVIATMTAGDKGSAEMGQEEIARVRRAEARKAAEMLGAECMCLEFKDLSIEFNDDSRKRVTEAVRRARPDIVLTAPPVDYMNDHEMTSKLVRDACFAASVPNYPTEQWDPAPITKNIPHLYYVDPIEGVDWFGEPTPYDFIVDVTETFKLKIDMLACHESQRAWLRQQHGMDEYLESCKRWAKKRGEQINAEYGEGFRQHKGHPYPHDNLLLETLSR; encoded by the coding sequence ATGCCTAAAGACCTGACTCCCCCCCGAATTCTTGCGATTCATGCACATCCCGATGATATCGAAATTTTGTGCGCTGGAACTCTCGCCATCCTCAAGGACAAAGGCTGTGAGATTGTCATCGCCACAATGACCGCTGGCGATAAAGGTTCGGCAGAGATGGGGCAGGAGGAAATCGCCCGTGTTCGCCGTGCAGAAGCCCGAAAAGCAGCTGAGATGCTCGGCGCGGAATGCATGTGCCTGGAGTTCAAAGACTTAAGCATTGAATTCAATGACGACAGTCGTAAACGTGTCACAGAAGCGGTTCGTCGTGCTCGACCAGATATCGTCTTGACGGCTCCCCCGGTCGACTACATGAACGACCATGAAATGACGAGCAAACTGGTTCGCGATGCCTGTTTCGCAGCCTCGGTTCCGAACTATCCAACCGAACAATGGGACCCGGCTCCGATTACAAAAAACATCCCGCACCTGTATTACGTCGATCCGATTGAGGGCGTTGACTGGTTCGGCGAGCCGACACCTTACGATTTCATCGTTGATGTGACCGAGACCTTCAAACTGAAGATCGACATGCTCGCCTGTCACGAAAGTCAGCGCGCATGGTTGCGGCAGCAACACGGGATGGATGAGTACCTCGAAAGCTGCAAACGCTGGGCGAAAAAGCGTGGCGAGCAAATCAACGCAGAGTACGGCGAAGGCTTCCGCCAGCACAAAGGGCATCCTTATCCACACGACAATTTATTGCTGGAAACGTTGAGTCGATAA
- a CDS encoding alpha/beta hydrolase, translating to MAALERRTIGELNCHVITAEHPECLVVLCHGFGAPGNDLVQIGAYLLESNPEFVDRVTIVFPEAPLSLAELGMPDGRAWWPLDMMRLNQVVESGNYRDLRAESPELLPSSRDKVHQVITELQAELKLDMSQTIVGGFSQGSMLVTDLTLHANPKPAGLVVWSGTLLNEAVWRPLADSLSGLPIVQSHGTTDEILPFEAAESLKEMFNEAGAQTRFLKFSGGHTIPPEAIQATSELIQPLLKQAE from the coding sequence ATGGCGGCGTTGGAACGACGGACGATTGGTGAACTGAACTGCCACGTGATTACAGCAGAGCATCCTGAATGCCTGGTTGTCCTGTGTCATGGATTTGGGGCGCCCGGGAATGACTTGGTCCAGATCGGTGCTTATCTGCTGGAGTCAAATCCGGAGTTTGTTGATCGTGTGACCATTGTCTTTCCGGAAGCTCCGTTGTCCCTCGCTGAGTTGGGGATGCCAGACGGAAGAGCATGGTGGCCGCTGGATATGATGCGGTTGAATCAGGTCGTTGAATCGGGAAATTATCGCGATTTGAGAGCCGAGTCGCCTGAGTTGCTTCCAAGTTCACGAGACAAAGTGCACCAGGTCATCACCGAGCTTCAGGCCGAGTTGAAGCTCGATATGTCTCAGACGATCGTTGGTGGGTTCTCACAAGGTTCGATGCTGGTCACAGATCTCACCCTGCATGCGAATCCGAAACCTGCTGGCTTGGTGGTCTGGTCAGGAACGTTACTCAATGAAGCTGTCTGGCGCCCCTTGGCTGACAGCCTGAGTGGACTCCCGATCGTTCAAAGTCACGGAACGACCGATGAAATTTTGCCGTTCGAGGCAGCGGAGTCGTTAAAAGAAATGTTCAACGAAGCGGGAGCCCAGACCCGCTTCTTGAAGTTTTCCGGAGGGCACACCATTCCCCCAGAAGCAATCCAAGCGACCTCCGAACTGATTCAGCCACTTCTGAAGCAGGCTGAATAA
- a CDS encoding glycosyltransferase family 4 protein yields MKFLQVCNVGNICGGTAACAWTITHALTGHENVVLFLSPPTKETVAAFAHCELCVESKLTEAILQKHSPDFVILHNTAPNRISIRSQIPSLQYQHSSGTRAQCTFHVACSDWLSQQIPGNPQVLHQPIPIPPQTGSRPARSLDEDLTVGRICTPILRKWPAELIKFYNILSEQFPTVRWEFVGAPHQIQEALRQACHGRAIFHSASSNARELFWKWHAMLYHHPTLTESFGRTVAEAMRAGCVPIVDERGGFLEQIDQAQSGFLCKDPDNFATSLQKIQDPGARLQISQNAKESAAEKFSLESFYGNFRRLLLKLDDRSPRV; encoded by the coding sequence GTGAAATTCTTACAGGTTTGTAATGTCGGAAATATTTGTGGAGGAACAGCCGCATGTGCCTGGACGATCACCCATGCGTTGACCGGGCATGAAAATGTCGTCTTGTTTCTTTCACCACCAACCAAGGAAACGGTCGCTGCCTTTGCACATTGCGAACTCTGTGTTGAATCAAAATTGACAGAAGCGATTCTTCAAAAGCACTCTCCCGACTTTGTCATCCTGCATAACACTGCGCCGAATCGCATTTCAATTCGGTCTCAAATTCCGTCACTGCAGTACCAGCACTCCAGTGGAACTCGGGCGCAATGCACTTTTCATGTCGCCTGTTCAGACTGGTTGTCCCAACAGATCCCGGGGAATCCACAGGTTCTTCATCAACCGATTCCGATCCCTCCTCAGACCGGTTCCAGACCGGCACGATCGCTGGATGAAGATTTAACTGTTGGTCGAATTTGCACTCCCATCCTGAGAAAGTGGCCCGCTGAACTCATCAAGTTTTACAACATTCTCTCAGAGCAATTTCCCACGGTGAGATGGGAATTCGTCGGCGCGCCGCATCAAATTCAAGAGGCCCTCAGACAAGCCTGTCATGGACGAGCGATCTTTCATTCAGCTTCCAGCAACGCAAGAGAACTTTTCTGGAAGTGGCACGCAATGCTCTATCATCATCCGACCTTGACGGAATCATTCGGTCGCACGGTCGCGGAAGCAATGCGGGCAGGGTGCGTTCCGATTGTTGATGAGAGAGGAGGATTTCTTGAACAGATCGATCAGGCGCAGTCAGGTTTCCTGTGCAAAGACCCCGACAATTTCGCGACTTCGTTGCAGAAGATCCAAGATCCGGGGGCTCGGCTGCAAATCTCTCAAAATGCAAAAGAGTCTGCTGCTGAGAAATTTTCCTTAGAATCGTTCTATGGGAATTTCCGCAGATTGCTACTCAAGCTCGATGACCGCTCGCCACGAGTCTGA
- a CDS encoding glycosyltransferase family 2 protein has product MTPEISIIVPQFEKADLTIRCIESLLKHHSSPMQIILVDDGSSKAALRSIQQRQFSNTEVVRNSENRGITYSWNRGAELAQGVFLIFLNNDVETHGDWCERLIAPIRKSECLISGPKSRVESRFPQHLDSTSPKRKLLEGWCLALAKSYFDRLGQFDERYRLYFSDTDLQLRILQSFESRERSSQQVLRGVQEVPGLPVEHLGHRTTRSQPSRSRQWRRDRKTYLQQWFSKAD; this is encoded by the coding sequence GTGACACCAGAAATTTCGATCATCGTCCCTCAATTTGAAAAGGCCGACTTGACCATTCGCTGCATCGAGTCGCTGCTCAAGCATCATTCATCCCCAATGCAGATTATTCTCGTCGACGACGGAAGTTCGAAGGCTGCGTTACGTTCGATTCAACAACGCCAGTTCTCGAACACTGAAGTTGTCCGAAATTCAGAGAATCGCGGAATCACCTATTCCTGGAACCGTGGAGCGGAACTCGCACAGGGAGTGTTCCTGATCTTCTTGAACAACGACGTCGAGACACACGGAGACTGGTGCGAGCGTTTAATCGCGCCGATTCGCAAATCTGAGTGCCTGATCTCCGGTCCGAAATCACGTGTTGAATCAAGATTTCCGCAGCATCTTGACTCAACATCTCCGAAGAGGAAACTTCTCGAAGGATGGTGCCTGGCGCTTGCGAAATCGTACTTTGATCGACTCGGACAATTCGACGAGCGTTATCGACTCTACTTTTCCGACACGGATCTTCAGCTCAGAATTCTTCAATCTTTCGAGAGTCGCGAGCGATCATCACAACAGGTACTGCGAGGAGTTCAGGAAGTTCCGGGGCTACCCGTTGAGCATCTGGGGCATCGGACGACGAGAAGCCAGCCGTCGCGAAGCAGACAATGGCGACGAGACCGTAAGACCTATCTTCAACAATGGTTTTCCAAAGCTGATTGA
- a CDS encoding VIT1/CCC1 transporter family protein, producing MTDSESTQLNVAKVLEHSHSPRSIAKRLSQQHQPSYLKDFVYGAIDGAVTTFAVVSGVAGAGLSPNVVLILGVANLVGDGFSMAAGNFMGTRAEQEQLAMLRLMEEQHIEVNPEGEREEIRQIFQAKGFDGELLDQVVDVITADEHQWVEIMLKEEHGMSLVPTSPFKAAATTFFAFFGVGLIPLLPFLGVLIGVDFSSQPYLVSTLLTAVAFFMVGAAKSQFVGRHWLYSGMETLLVGGLAAGLAFLCGSLLSGFA from the coding sequence ATGACTGATTCGGAATCTACTCAGCTGAATGTTGCAAAAGTTTTGGAACATTCGCATTCCCCTCGCAGTATTGCGAAACGTCTCTCGCAGCAGCATCAACCCTCGTACTTAAAAGATTTCGTGTACGGGGCGATTGACGGTGCAGTGACGACTTTTGCTGTTGTTTCTGGAGTCGCAGGGGCGGGGCTCTCGCCGAATGTGGTCTTGATTCTGGGAGTTGCGAATCTGGTGGGCGATGGCTTCAGCATGGCAGCTGGAAATTTTATGGGGACCCGGGCTGAGCAGGAACAACTGGCGATGTTGCGGTTGATGGAGGAGCAACACATCGAAGTGAATCCTGAAGGTGAGCGAGAAGAGATTCGCCAGATTTTTCAGGCCAAAGGTTTCGATGGAGAGTTGCTTGATCAAGTCGTCGACGTCATCACCGCCGATGAACATCAATGGGTTGAAATCATGCTTAAGGAAGAGCACGGGATGTCTTTAGTACCCACCTCGCCCTTCAAAGCAGCTGCGACAACATTCTTCGCGTTTTTCGGTGTCGGACTGATCCCGCTGTTGCCGTTTCTTGGAGTGTTAATCGGAGTCGACTTCAGTTCACAGCCGTATCTTGTCAGTACACTCCTCACAGCGGTTGCCTTCTTTATGGTCGGAGCTGCGAAGTCGCAATTTGTCGGCCGTCACTGGTTGTATTCTGGAATGGAAACACTTCTGGTGGGCGGACTTGCAGCTGGCTTAGCATTTCTCTGTGGAAGCCTGTTGAGTGGATTCGCATAG
- a CDS encoding beta-propeller domain-containing protein — MMRQCSLVLLFFAGTQLTLSAAEVSSPRHKVIAADKGKIVRFDENGKVEWTTDKVRSVHKIQQLENGNLLTQQGWGKLVEINPQGKVVWQYDSANSHGNKGKKLEVHAFQRLENGNTMIVENGVGRIIEVNRKGKIVHEFPFQVTKPNAHSDVRMAHKIESGNYLVCHEAEGRVTEYNRDGKIVWEYEVPLFGKERAKGHGPEAFGNQTFNSLRLKNGNTLIATGNGHSVIEVTPSKEVVWSVHQNDLEGITLAWVTSLEVLPNGNLIIGNCHAGPDNPQLIEITKDKEVVWTFKDFKNLGNSTAASATVGFQADVLR; from the coding sequence ATGATGCGGCAATGTTCCCTTGTTCTACTGTTCTTTGCTGGAACTCAACTAACTCTCTCCGCAGCAGAGGTTTCATCACCTCGGCACAAAGTGATCGCTGCCGACAAAGGGAAAATTGTCCGCTTTGATGAAAACGGGAAAGTAGAATGGACCACTGACAAAGTGCGATCCGTCCATAAAATTCAGCAACTCGAAAACGGAAATCTCTTAACTCAACAGGGCTGGGGAAAGCTGGTTGAAATCAATCCCCAAGGCAAAGTCGTCTGGCAATATGACTCCGCGAACAGCCACGGCAACAAGGGCAAAAAGCTGGAAGTCCACGCATTTCAGAGACTCGAAAACGGCAACACCATGATTGTCGAGAACGGCGTCGGGAGAATCATCGAAGTGAACCGCAAAGGAAAAATCGTCCACGAATTTCCTTTTCAGGTCACCAAACCGAACGCTCACAGCGATGTCCGCATGGCTCACAAAATAGAATCTGGGAACTATCTTGTTTGCCACGAGGCAGAAGGACGAGTCACCGAATACAACCGAGACGGAAAGATCGTGTGGGAGTACGAGGTTCCACTATTTGGTAAAGAACGAGCCAAAGGGCACGGTCCCGAAGCGTTCGGCAACCAAACCTTCAACTCTCTTCGCCTGAAAAACGGAAACACATTGATCGCGACCGGAAATGGTCACAGCGTCATCGAAGTGACACCGAGCAAAGAGGTCGTCTGGTCAGTTCATCAAAACGATCTGGAAGGAATCACCCTCGCGTGGGTGACCTCGCTCGAAGTTCTTCCGAACGGAAATCTCATCATCGGCAATTGCCACGCCGGCCCCGACAATCCTCAGCTCATCGAAATCACCAAAGACAAAGAAGTCGTCTGGACATTCAAAGATTTCAAAAACCTCGGCAATTCCACAGCAGCCTCCGCAACCGTCGGATTCCAAGCTGATGTGCTTCGCTAG
- a CDS encoding prenyltransferase/squalene oxidase repeat-containing protein: MSQPSPSDQPQPKIRKRRRKRRRSRALAQIRSFQKADWKRALGGLKQSVPGLGVSLAFHVVVLFTLTWIVFQSSEQTIAPLELGWSTIVESDAQEPAETPEIVQPIVIPSISMNKNSEASQSTVQTPAEAPTTPKNQQTKPSLNLVDVSNSLRLRKQKRGEADGTGQGAKKGTGREAIQDGLRWIVKQQETDGRWRLNGDYADAGTIETDTGATALALLALLGDGQTHIDGDYQTEVRKGLEWLRQTQRANGDFFDIEEQGREAHFYSHAQATIAYCEALALTEDESLRGPAEKGVQFLIDSQNQLLGGWKYRPLNDDGIGDLSVTGWALMALHSARMANINVDLNTFALAERFLDSVQERPSTPAFYKYRPDFPVNGPQRLSMTAEGLLCRQWLGWPKDHLPMQVGAQFLNNQQNTPEWKPNRRNVYAWYYTAQTLHNLGDKNWEQWFQHTLPLIVKGQTSGGRDKGSWHPLRPLGAPHERSREAGRLYLTVMCVLILETPYRHAPLYE; encoded by the coding sequence ATGTCTCAACCCTCTCCATCTGATCAACCTCAGCCAAAAATCAGGAAGCGTCGTCGCAAAAGACGTCGTTCGAGAGCCCTTGCGCAAATTCGTTCGTTCCAAAAAGCGGACTGGAAACGTGCTCTGGGAGGATTGAAGCAAAGCGTACCCGGTCTGGGAGTCAGCTTAGCGTTCCACGTTGTTGTCCTGTTTACCCTGACGTGGATTGTCTTCCAATCTTCCGAGCAAACGATTGCGCCTCTTGAATTAGGCTGGTCGACCATCGTGGAATCAGATGCCCAAGAACCTGCCGAAACACCTGAGATCGTGCAGCCGATTGTCATTCCTTCGATCTCCATGAACAAAAACTCGGAAGCGTCGCAGTCGACTGTGCAAACACCGGCTGAAGCTCCAACAACTCCGAAGAATCAGCAAACCAAACCGTCTCTCAATCTGGTTGATGTTTCGAATTCTTTGCGGCTAAGAAAGCAGAAGCGAGGTGAAGCTGACGGGACCGGGCAAGGAGCAAAGAAAGGAACCGGTCGCGAAGCCATCCAGGATGGGCTCCGCTGGATTGTGAAACAGCAGGAAACTGATGGTCGCTGGCGATTAAACGGTGACTATGCCGATGCCGGAACGATCGAGACCGACACCGGCGCGACGGCACTCGCACTGCTTGCCCTGCTCGGAGATGGGCAGACACACATTGACGGAGACTATCAGACCGAAGTTCGCAAAGGCTTGGAATGGCTCAGGCAGACCCAAAGAGCAAATGGAGATTTCTTTGACATCGAAGAACAGGGGCGAGAAGCTCATTTTTATTCGCATGCCCAGGCAACAATTGCGTACTGTGAAGCGCTGGCTCTCACTGAAGATGAGTCGCTGCGAGGACCAGCTGAGAAAGGAGTTCAATTTTTAATTGACTCTCAAAACCAGTTGCTTGGAGGCTGGAAGTATCGCCCCCTCAATGACGACGGAATCGGAGACCTTTCGGTGACCGGTTGGGCATTGATGGCACTTCACTCTGCACGAATGGCGAACATCAACGTCGACCTGAACACATTCGCACTGGCAGAACGCTTTCTTGATTCGGTTCAAGAACGCCCATCGACTCCTGCCTTTTATAAATATCGGCCAGATTTCCCCGTGAACGGTCCGCAACGACTTTCGATGACCGCAGAAGGCCTGCTCTGCCGCCAATGGCTCGGCTGGCCCAAAGACCATCTGCCGATGCAAGTCGGAGCTCAGTTCCTTAATAATCAGCAAAACACCCCCGAGTGGAAACCAAATCGCAGGAACGTCTACGCCTGGTATTACACTGCACAAACGCTGCACAATCTGGGCGATAAAAATTGGGAACAATGGTTTCAACATACCCTTCCTCTCATCGTAAAGGGGCAAACTTCTGGCGGGAGAGACAAAGGGAGTTGGCATCCCCTGCGACCGCTCGGCGCTCCGCACGAACGAAGCCGCGAAGCAGGGAGATTGTATCTGACTGTGATGTGTGTCCTGATTCTGGAGACTCCGTACCGACACGCTCCGCTCTACGAATAA
- a CDS encoding prenyltransferase/squalene oxidase repeat-containing protein has translation MSLQHKKTFSVVLATGLLLSFGGSLQAVGPDEAKLKDSRQQGIKYLSVTQSDDGSWTSPHAPGITALVAHSLLQSGVSREDEVVQAAFAHLKSHLKADGGIYDVDSSHRNYETSIALMAFQAANTDGRYNELIQNAVKFLKKVQWDEEETGSKADPAFGGSGYGKHQRPDLSNTTFFVEALKTAGVSSNDPAMQNALTFISRCQNLESEHNTTEFASKVNDGGFYYTIAAGGSSQAGTTPNGGLRSYASMTYAGLKSMIYAGVKEDDQRVKAARNWIKQFYTLDENPGMGQQGLFYYYHTFAKTLAVLKVDEFEEADGTKHDWRQELANHLFQVQKKNGSWVNPTDRWFEGDPNLVTAYALLALSYCDPPTSN, from the coding sequence ATGTCGCTTCAACACAAAAAGACGTTTTCTGTCGTACTGGCGACTGGTCTCTTGTTGAGCTTCGGGGGAAGCCTGCAAGCAGTCGGTCCAGACGAGGCGAAATTGAAAGACTCCCGTCAGCAGGGCATCAAATATCTTTCGGTGACTCAATCGGATGATGGCAGTTGGACTTCGCCCCACGCTCCGGGGATCACTGCACTCGTTGCACATTCCTTATTGCAAAGTGGTGTCAGTCGGGAAGATGAAGTTGTTCAAGCAGCTTTTGCTCATTTGAAAAGTCACCTCAAAGCAGATGGTGGAATCTATGACGTCGATTCCAGTCATCGTAATTACGAAACGTCGATTGCGCTGATGGCCTTTCAGGCTGCCAATACTGATGGTCGTTACAACGAACTGATTCAGAACGCTGTCAAATTCCTCAAGAAGGTTCAGTGGGACGAAGAAGAAACCGGGAGCAAAGCGGACCCTGCGTTTGGTGGTTCAGGCTACGGAAAGCATCAGCGTCCCGACCTTTCCAATACGACGTTCTTTGTTGAAGCGTTGAAAACTGCAGGCGTCTCTTCAAATGATCCTGCAATGCAGAATGCACTGACTTTTATTTCTCGCTGTCAGAATTTGGAAAGTGAGCACAACACCACTGAGTTTGCATCGAAGGTCAATGACGGAGGGTTCTACTACACAATTGCAGCTGGTGGTTCTTCACAAGCTGGCACAACTCCGAATGGTGGACTTCGTTCGTATGCGAGCATGACATACGCAGGACTCAAGAGCATGATTTACGCTGGAGTTAAAGAAGACGATCAGCGAGTGAAGGCGGCTCGAAACTGGATCAAGCAGTTTTATACGCTTGATGAAAACCCGGGTATGGGGCAACAAGGTCTGTTCTACTACTACCACACATTCGCCAAAACTCTGGCTGTCTTAAAGGTTGACGAGTTCGAAGAAGCGGACGGCACGAAGCACGATTGGCGTCAAGAACTTGCGAACCATTTATTCCAGGTTCAGAAAAAGAATGGAAGCTGGGTGAATCCCACAGATCGCTGGTTCGAAGGTGACCCGAATTTAGTGACAGCATATGCTCTTCTGGCTCTCAGCTACTGCGACCCGCCGACCTCGAACTGA
- the glgB gene encoding 1,4-alpha-glucan branching protein GlgB, giving the protein MTKTSITPSSSPTLHQRNIIAERHGMYCTAYEWFGAHVVVDGETVGTRFAVWAPNAQEVCVVCDRNGWKHGGFYLNSSDEGVWTGIIPAMGAGEAYKYSIRQIDGQIVEKADPYAFYSEVSPKTASVVYDLNGYQWSDQKWIENKSEINWFEKPVNIYEVQLGSWMRPKDGRKYYSYAELSEKLIKYVVEMGFTHLQLMPITEYPFDGSWGYQTTGYFAPTSRYGTPLDFMAFVNRCHQAGIGVLLDWVPGHFPTDGHSLGKFDGTALYEHADPRSGFHPDWNTYIFNYGRTEVRNFLLSSAHFWCDKYHIDGIRVDAVASMLYLDYSREEGEWIPNEFGGRENLEAMNFLKDLNTSLHGSFPGILTVAEESTSWPGVSKPVYDGGLGFSMKWDMGWMNDTLSYMQNDPIHRQHHQNQLSFRSLYAFSENFVLPLSHDEVVHGKRSLLSQMPGDQWQQFANLRLLLGYQATLPGKHLLFMGGEIGQWTEWDHDGELDWSILEFETHAGIKRFVSDINKLLIRHPALHQLDCSSEGFSWIQADDAANSVYAYCRFSRNAEEILVVVLNMTPIPREGYRVGVPKHGFYKEILNSDASLYGGTDVGNAGGVASVATPMHGMKQSVNLTLPPLGMLVMRFEELDSKKTPTSEKIKD; this is encoded by the coding sequence ATGACAAAAACCTCGATCACTCCGAGTTCGTCTCCGACTCTTCATCAACGAAACATCATTGCAGAAAGGCACGGAATGTATTGCACCGCCTATGAGTGGTTTGGAGCACATGTGGTCGTTGATGGTGAGACCGTCGGGACACGCTTCGCAGTTTGGGCCCCCAACGCTCAGGAAGTTTGCGTGGTTTGTGATCGCAACGGCTGGAAACATGGCGGGTTCTATCTCAACTCAAGCGACGAAGGAGTTTGGACGGGCATTATTCCAGCGATGGGAGCGGGTGAAGCATATAAATATAGTATCCGGCAGATAGATGGGCAGATCGTTGAGAAAGCAGATCCATACGCTTTCTATTCTGAAGTCTCACCGAAAACAGCGTCGGTGGTATACGACCTGAATGGATATCAATGGTCGGATCAGAAATGGATCGAGAACAAAAGCGAAATTAACTGGTTCGAAAAGCCAGTCAATATCTACGAAGTTCAACTTGGTTCCTGGATGCGACCAAAGGATGGACGGAAATACTACAGCTACGCGGAACTCTCAGAGAAACTCATCAAGTATGTTGTCGAGATGGGTTTCACACATCTCCAATTGATGCCAATCACGGAATACCCCTTTGATGGCTCTTGGGGATATCAGACGACCGGCTACTTCGCCCCGACCAGCCGTTACGGAACGCCACTCGATTTTATGGCCTTCGTGAATCGATGTCACCAGGCGGGAATTGGAGTCTTGCTCGATTGGGTTCCCGGGCACTTCCCGACCGATGGGCATAGCCTTGGAAAATTTGACGGAACAGCCCTCTACGAACATGCCGATCCGCGAAGTGGATTCCATCCTGACTGGAACACTTACATCTTTAACTATGGGCGAACGGAAGTTCGCAACTTCTTGCTTTCGAGTGCTCACTTCTGGTGTGACAAATACCACATCGACGGAATTCGAGTTGATGCCGTCGCATCGATGCTCTACCTCGACTATTCACGTGAAGAGGGCGAATGGATTCCGAACGAATTCGGTGGGCGCGAGAATCTGGAAGCGATGAACTTCCTGAAAGATCTCAATACATCACTGCACGGATCATTCCCGGGAATCTTGACAGTCGCTGAGGAATCAACGTCCTGGCCGGGCGTCAGCAAGCCCGTCTATGATGGTGGGCTCGGATTCTCGATGAAGTGGGATATGGGCTGGATGAACGACACCCTCAGCTACATGCAAAACGATCCCATCCATCGCCAGCACCATCAGAACCAACTCTCATTCAGATCGCTTTACGCATTCAGCGAAAATTTCGTCTTACCTCTTTCTCACGATGAAGTTGTCCACGGGAAACGTTCACTCCTTTCGCAAATGCCCGGTGATCAATGGCAGCAGTTTGCGAATCTCCGCTTGTTGCTGGGGTATCAGGCGACGCTCCCCGGGAAACATTTGTTGTTCATGGGTGGCGAAATTGGACAATGGACCGAATGGGACCATGATGGAGAACTTGACTGGTCGATCCTCGAGTTTGAAACACATGCCGGCATCAAGCGATTCGTCTCCGACATCAACAAGCTTCTCATTCGACATCCCGCTCTGCATCAACTTGATTGTTCCAGCGAAGGCTTCTCCTGGATTCAGGCGGACGATGCCGCAAACAGCGTTTACGCTTACTGCCGCTTCTCAAGGAATGCCGAGGAAATCCTGGTCGTCGTGTTAAACATGACTCCCATCCCGCGCGAAGGATACAGGGTCGGTGTTCCTAAGCACGGATTCTACAAAGAGATCCTCAACAGCGATGCTTCTCTCTACGGTGGCACCGATGTTGGCAACGCTGGCGGAGTTGCATCAGTTGCAACTCCAATGCATGGGATGAAGCAAAGCGTCAACCTCACGCTTCCGCCACTCGGGATGCTCGTGATGCGTTTCGAAGAACTCGATTCGAAGAAGACGCCAACCTCTGAGAAGATCAAAGATTGA